The DNA window TAATAGTGGAGGTGCAGTCTGACCTGGTATGTGTTTGACATGCTGAGTTGGAATCTGTTACGTTGCTGTAGGTCCCGTTTTCACACGGAGCACACACTGTATTGTTCGTGCGAGTGGCTGCAAGAAAGAATGAGATGCAAGGTCttttcagttgtcagtttgtACTCTATTTTGGCAAGACGTGAATGCTTGCTGGAGTACATGatcatttattttgcattttacaaTGGAAACCTACCTTTCACCGTGACCCCTTCACCCAGATGGCATTGGGCCACTTGCAGGCAGTGGTCACAGCCATCATTATTACAGTAGAAAccagtcacacactcacatactgtGTCCTCCTGAGTTGTACAGTCCTTTAGTTTCCTCTGCTTGTTACCTGAAAGAGTCAAAGAGAGATATAGTTTGTCTCTGTCATGGAAGAGGGATCCATCTTctgttgctttgttttgcaAAGACAATACATGAGGCTGCACCCAGTAACTTTGTTTAATTAGAAGTGTGTGTGGGTAATTACTTTCAAGGTTGTTAAAATCAACTTATTCCACATCAACAGTactatatttttatgtataGGCTTTTACCAGCTCTTCATTGAAACtacatgatgtttacactgagtgaaatatttaaatcaataatttatatataaatatttttatggtTGCACAACATATTCCAGATATATTGTGCATCATTCTCTACACATTTACCCAAAACTCAGCCTGACATACTTGGTACATTTTGAAAATTTTGGGATCTCcactacaatttaaaataaagtttgaaaaattgtgaacaaaGTTTGGCTACATAGCATGATTTATGTAATGACTGACCCCACCGGCAGCTTAGTGAGGTTTAATggcttaaaaatgaaaaagaggaagatgtTAAAGATTTGTGATGGTGTTAACATGaagaaacatttgcaaaacataTATCTATAGTCTATAAAAGGCAGTTggggggagaagaggaggaaattgtgtgtgtgtttgtagtatagataaagtatgtgtgtgtgtgtgtggttgtatgtGCATGACTGCGTAtgcagtactgtatgtgcatgtgtgtgacttACTGGAACTGCAGTCCTTGCAGACACGACAGCGAAGCAAGTTATTTTTTGTGGCTGTGTAGTGCCCACGTTCACATTCAGCACACTTGGTCTTCTTCGTGCCGTCACACTCAGCTTGCATATACGATCCTGATAAGAGTTGAGAAAACAGAGATATACAGAAGAATCGGATGTCAGTCTGTAATGCAAAGACAGTATGTGAGGAATGCTGAAAAGCTAAATATTTCCTATAAAGGAGTTTTTAATCCAAATGGAAAAGAAATGTTAGTAATTCAAACATGTTTACTGACCTGCATGGCAGCGATCACAGCATCTCCCATCTTTACTGTACTCGTCTTTTGTGCAATT is part of the Siniperca chuatsi isolate FFG_IHB_CAS linkage group LG9, ASM2008510v1, whole genome shotgun sequence genome and encodes:
- the LOC122882071 gene encoding tumor necrosis factor receptor superfamily member 5 isoform X3; amino-acid sequence: MVKMNCTKDEYSKDGRCCDRCHAGSYMQAECDGTKKTKCAECERGHYTATKNNLLRCRVCKDCSSSNKQRKLKDCTTQEDTVCECVTGFYCNNDGCDHCLQVAQCHLGEGVTVKATRTNNTVCAPCENGTYSNVTDSNSACQTHTRCEVFGRVLKTPGTQTTDAICGDFKSHCHWILPAGLWSGLVLTALVLFGLICWRAKRKSDKADDNAASFTQDSMDSCLPITPLKASVSFAESSHINGSAGYCTGNFLRTYSEPQEDEWCGT